One Malania oleifera isolate guangnan ecotype guangnan chromosome 9, ASM2987363v1, whole genome shotgun sequence DNA segment encodes these proteins:
- the LOC131164249 gene encoding expansin-like B1: MEFSFSYYVFWAMVLFPMLCNCQDAFISSRATYYGSPDCLGTPSGACGFGEHGRTINNGNVAGVSRLYRNGTGCSACYQVKCKIPQLCKEDGVNVVATDYGEGDRTDFILSPRAYTNMAFPNAALQVVAYGVVDVEFRRIPCGFFANSNLMVKVHENSRFPDYLAIVFLYQAGLNDVTAVEIWQADCGQWRGMRRAYGAVWDMPNPPKGSLNVRIQVSSSAGLKVVQLKNGVIPADWKAGASYDSSIQLY, translated from the exons ATGGAGTTTAGTTTCTCTTACTATGTTTTTTGGGCCATGGTGCTCTTTCCTATGCTCTGCAACTGTCAAGACGCTTTCATCTCCTCCAGAGCTACTTATTATGGAAGCCCCGATTGCTTAGGGACTCCAA GCGGTGCATGTGGGTTCGGTGAGCATGGAAGAACAATCAACAACGGCAATGTGGCCGGAGTCTCTAGGCTTTATAGAAATGGAACTGGTTGCAGTGCTTGCTATCAG GTCAAGTGCAAGATACCGCAACTCTGCAAGGAGGATGGGGTGAACGTGGTGGCGACGGACTACGGTGAAGGAGACCGCACAGACTTCATCCTCAGCCCTCGTGCTTATACCAACATGGCTTTCCCGAACGCAGCACTGCAGGTGGTGGCATACGGGGTGGTCGACGTAGAATTCCGACGGATCCCATGCGGTTTCTTCGCGAACTCCAATCTCATGGTTAAGGTCCACGAGAACAGCAGGTTCCCCGACTACCTGGCCATTGTTTTCCTTTACCAAGCTGGCCTAAACGATGTCACAGCTGTGGAGATATGGCAG GCTGATTGTGGGCAATGGAGGGGCATGAGGAGGGCCTATGGGGCAGTGTGGGACATGCCAAACCCACCCAAGGGGAGCCTTAATGTGAGGATCCAAGTGAGTAGCAGTGCAGGCCTAAAGGTGGTGCAGCTGAAGAATGGTGTCATCCCTGCTGACTGGAAGGCTGGGGCTTCTTATGACTCCTCCATTCAACTTTACTAA